In a single window of the Streptomyces sp. HUAS ZL42 genome:
- a CDS encoding SpoIIE family protein phosphatase, which yields MEQISPQMIEGSVSATGVPSSPYPFGVASLGEAPERDDALVGAVVSAVEVTGAHAGSVFLLSGDHHSLVLAAACGTPPSLLGGWRRIPVSSHLPVAEAYRSGRMVHLADAEETMRRYPQLSVAMPYPFGSASVPVRAGERSFGAMAVLWTSRPDGTGLSRAQRRQLRSAADRLGTALAGLSARRLLGEWDERTAPVVVPLPSAPVIRVGLFDWNLDTGTLTADDELCAIFGIPPREFDGRAATLAARIEPADLPGFRSAARAAVEEGHVLAHYVRIRDRGGALRAVELWGRVPETTGASRAAAHLVGAVLDSGSGMAAVAAIERLADGFFALSPDGRVTYANHSLENLLRVRQDELLGQRPWDVLPWLGDPVYEDRYRAAVVSQQPVSFLVRHPPDDWLVFSLHPGVQGMTGWAAPVRQPVPTGTGPGTPVAEGGPPVSLSPPPAAPRLGALYRVLQLGSALTAAVTAHEVCDVVAEQLLPAFGGQKLAISVVEERHLHLLAQRGCSEDVLARFEGVPLHARLPVTDALTSGAPLFVESREELSGAYPGIPAADSSSWVFLPLIASNRPVGACMLGFDDIHRFPAEERGVLTALAGLIAQALERARLYDAEYALARGLQNALLPHRLPELPDLHVTGRYLPGTGGMDIGGDWYDVIPVGDEVALIVGDVEGHNVAAAATMGQLRSAMRAFVTAGHRPGDVVASTNRLHLDLDPTLLASCCYARFHPRSGAVRLVRAGHCPPLLRLPDGHAEVLNVPGGPLLGVEATPDYPETELQLVPGSVLALYTDGLVERRDSDIASGVDRLVASLARMGGDRLEDLADELLRDARRSPDRADDIALLLTEYAPHRG from the coding sequence ATGGAACAAATTTCTCCGCAGATGATCGAGGGCAGCGTGTCGGCCACCGGTGTGCCATCGAGCCCGTACCCGTTCGGCGTCGCGAGTCTCGGCGAGGCGCCCGAGCGCGACGACGCACTGGTCGGTGCCGTCGTCAGTGCGGTGGAGGTGACCGGTGCGCACGCCGGGAGTGTGTTCCTGCTCTCCGGCGACCACCATTCGCTCGTCCTCGCCGCGGCCTGCGGCACGCCGCCCTCCCTGCTGGGCGGGTGGCGTCGGATTCCGGTGAGCAGCCATCTCCCGGTGGCGGAGGCGTACCGCTCCGGGCGCATGGTCCACCTGGCCGACGCGGAGGAGACGATGCGGCGCTACCCGCAACTGTCGGTCGCCATGCCCTACCCCTTCGGCTCCGCCTCGGTGCCCGTGAGAGCGGGCGAGAGGTCCTTCGGAGCGATGGCCGTGCTGTGGACGTCCAGGCCCGACGGGACAGGACTGTCGAGAGCGCAGCGCCGGCAGCTGCGCTCCGCGGCCGACCGGCTGGGCACCGCCCTGGCCGGACTCAGCGCCCGTCGGCTGCTCGGCGAGTGGGACGAACGGACGGCTCCGGTGGTGGTTCCCCTGCCGTCCGCTCCGGTGATACGGGTGGGCCTGTTCGACTGGAACCTCGACACCGGAACCCTCACGGCCGACGACGAGCTGTGCGCGATCTTCGGGATCCCGCCACGCGAGTTCGACGGACGGGCCGCCACCCTGGCGGCCAGGATCGAGCCCGCGGATCTGCCCGGCTTCCGCTCCGCCGCCCGCGCCGCGGTCGAGGAAGGGCATGTGCTCGCCCACTACGTGCGCATCCGGGATCGCGGTGGGGCGCTGCGCGCCGTCGAGCTGTGGGGCCGGGTACCCGAGACCACGGGCGCCTCGCGGGCGGCGGCCCATCTGGTCGGCGCCGTGCTCGACTCCGGAAGCGGCATGGCTGCGGTGGCGGCGATCGAGCGGCTCGCGGACGGCTTCTTCGCGCTGTCCCCGGACGGTCGTGTCACCTACGCCAACCACAGTCTGGAGAACCTGCTGCGGGTCCGCCAGGACGAACTGCTCGGCCAGCGCCCCTGGGACGTGCTGCCCTGGCTGGGCGATCCCGTGTACGAGGACCGCTACCGGGCCGCCGTGGTCTCCCAGCAACCGGTCTCGTTCCTGGTCCGCCACCCGCCCGACGACTGGCTCGTCTTCTCCCTGCACCCGGGCGTGCAGGGCATGACGGGATGGGCGGCCCCCGTGCGGCAGCCGGTTCCGACCGGGACCGGACCGGGTACCCCCGTCGCGGAGGGGGGTCCGCCCGTCTCCTTGTCGCCCCCGCCCGCTGCCCCGCGCCTGGGTGCCCTTTACCGGGTGCTCCAGCTGGGCAGTGCCCTCACCGCGGCGGTCACCGCGCACGAAGTGTGCGATGTGGTCGCCGAGCAGCTCCTGCCCGCGTTCGGCGGCCAGAAGCTCGCTATCTCCGTGGTCGAGGAGCGGCATCTGCACCTGCTTGCGCAGCGCGGCTGCTCGGAGGACGTGCTCGCCCGGTTCGAGGGCGTACCGCTGCATGCCCGGCTGCCCGTGACGGACGCGCTGACCTCCGGGGCGCCGCTGTTCGTCGAGTCCCGGGAGGAGCTCTCCGGGGCGTATCCGGGGATCCCGGCAGCCGACTCGAGCTCCTGGGTGTTCCTGCCGCTGATCGCCTCCAACCGCCCGGTGGGCGCCTGCATGCTCGGCTTCGACGACATCCACCGGTTCCCCGCCGAGGAGCGCGGCGTCCTCACCGCACTGGCGGGCCTGATCGCCCAGGCCCTCGAACGTGCGAGGCTCTACGACGCCGAATACGCCCTCGCCCGCGGCCTGCAGAACGCGCTGCTGCCGCACCGGCTGCCCGAGCTGCCGGACCTGCACGTCACCGGGCGCTATCTGCCGGGCACCGGGGGGATGGACATCGGCGGCGACTGGTACGACGTCATCCCGGTCGGCGACGAGGTCGCGCTGATCGTCGGGGACGTCGAGGGACACAACGTCGCCGCCGCGGCCACCATGGGCCAGCTGCGCAGCGCGATGCGGGCCTTCGTCACCGCCGGGCACCGGCCGGGCGACGTCGTCGCCAGCACCAACCGGCTCCATCTCGACCTCGACCCCACGCTGCTCGCCAGCTGCTGCTACGCGCGCTTCCATCCCCGCTCGGGGGCCGTGCGCCTCGTCCGGGCAGGCCACTGCCCACCCCTGCTGCGGCTGCCCGACGGCCACGCCGAGGTCCTGAACGTGCCGGGCGGCCCGCTGCTCGGCGTCGAGGCGACGCCCGACTACCCGGAGACGGAACTGCAGCTGGTCCCCGGGTCGGTCCTCGCCCTCTACACGGACGGGCTGGTCGAGAGGCGTGACTCGGACATCGCCTCCGGAGTCGACCGGCTCGTGGCCTCGCTGGCCCGTATGGGCGGGGACCGCCTGGAGGACCTGGCCGACGAACTGCTGCGGGACGCCCGCCGGTCCCCCGACCGGGCGGACGACATCGCGCTCCTGCTCACCGAGTACGCCCCGCACCGCGGATGA
- a CDS encoding protein-L-isoaspartate(D-aspartate) O-methyltransferase: protein MGAVPGEPGDLVRILRAAGIRDERLLEAVRTTPRSGFVPAGGTAAAYRDVPVAIGQGQVTTQPSLSALMIESLALRGNEHVLEVGTGLGFQTALLARLAADVVSIEIRPDLARQARGNLARQEVRNVELRVGDGSGGVPERAPYDAVVVSAAFPEVAAPLIAQVRPSGRLVQPIGPGGQEQVVCFVRTAEGLERLRVLTPARFVRLHGRYGFPQDDAEPF, encoded by the coding sequence ATGGGCGCTGTACCGGGGGAACCCGGCGATCTCGTACGGATCCTCAGAGCCGCCGGGATCCGCGACGAGCGGCTGCTCGAGGCCGTGCGGACGACCCCGCGTTCGGGATTCGTCCCGGCCGGTGGGACGGCCGCCGCCTACCGGGACGTCCCTGTGGCGATCGGACAGGGACAGGTCACCACACAGCCGTCGCTGTCCGCCCTGATGATCGAGAGCCTCGCGCTGCGCGGGAACGAGCATGTCCTCGAGGTCGGCACCGGCCTCGGCTTCCAGACCGCGCTGCTCGCGCGGCTGGCCGCAGACGTGGTCAGCATCGAGATACGGCCGGACCTCGCCCGGCAGGCGCGCGGCAATCTCGCGCGGCAGGAGGTACGGAACGTGGAGCTTCGGGTCGGCGACGGCAGCGGCGGTGTGCCGGAACGCGCTCCGTACGACGCGGTCGTCGTGTCGGCCGCCTTCCCCGAGGTGGCCGCGCCGCTGATCGCGCAGGTGCGCCCGTCCGGTCGCCTGGTGCAGCCGATCGGGCCGGGCGGGCAGGAGCAGGTCGTGTGCTTCGTGCGCACCGCGGAAGGGCTGGAGCGGTTGCGGGTGCTGACCCCGGCCCGCTTCGTGCGGCTCCACGGACGGTACGGCTTTCCGCAGGACGATGCGGAACCCTTCTGA
- a CDS encoding PP2C family serine/threonine-protein phosphatase has protein sequence MPYVAVSALSHPGLLRERNEDSLVVGPWTLCATVTENPQTMLFALGTPLVVAVADGLGGHPGGDVASALVVRRIASVAPALGDEEAVRAALHACNRAVYEAAGGDEPSELTAMGSTIAGVVVQPGSLLAFNVGDSRVFAAEPDGLRQVSVDDSPPLEPGQRTTSLVTQCLGGSPVFRAVRPHVTAAPLSQGDRYLICSDGLTDPVPAEVIEEVLREHDDGRAAFELWKAAVEAGGPDNITVAVVRVGDE, from the coding sequence ATGCCGTACGTCGCTGTGAGTGCGCTGAGCCACCCCGGGCTGCTTCGCGAACGGAACGAGGACAGCCTCGTCGTCGGACCGTGGACGCTGTGCGCCACGGTGACCGAGAATCCGCAGACTATGCTCTTCGCGCTGGGGACGCCCCTCGTCGTCGCCGTCGCCGACGGGCTCGGCGGGCACCCGGGCGGCGACGTCGCCAGTGCCCTGGTCGTCCGCCGGATCGCGTCGGTCGCACCGGCCCTCGGCGACGAGGAGGCCGTCCGAGCTGCCTTGCACGCCTGCAACCGCGCCGTGTACGAGGCCGCCGGCGGCGACGAGCCGAGTGAGCTCACGGCGATGGGGTCGACCATCGCCGGAGTCGTCGTACAGCCGGGCTCGCTGCTGGCGTTCAACGTGGGAGACAGCCGGGTGTTCGCGGCGGAGCCCGACGGGCTGCGCCAGGTGAGCGTCGACGACAGCCCCCCGCTCGAACCCGGGCAGCGCACCACGTCCCTCGTCACCCAGTGCCTGGGCGGTTCTCCGGTCTTCCGCGCCGTCCGCCCCCACGTGACGGCCGCGCCGCTGTCGCAGGGGGACCGCTATCTCATCTGCTCCGACGGGCTCACCGACCCGGTGCCTGCGGAGGTGATCGAAGAGGTGCTGCGCGAGCACGACGACGGCCGAGCGGCCTTCGAGCTGTGGAAGGCCGCCGTCGAGGCGGGCGGCCCCGACAACATCACGGTGGCCGTGGTACGCGTCGGAGACGAGTAG
- a CDS encoding acyltransferase family protein — MPQPQDTVAAPARPAHDTARESGTTAPAERTRARDAFFDNAKYLAIVLVATGHAWEPLRDGSRAVNALYMLVYAFHMPAFIVIAGYFSRGFEASPERIRRLVTGVAVPYVVFETAYTLFTRWTDQEPDRPISLLDPLYLTWFLAALFIWRLTTPLWRTVRRPLPLALALAMLATLAPSLGNDLDLQRTLQFLPCFVLGLQLKPEHFRLVRRRGVRILSVPVFAGALAGAYWAVPRVSGAWLYHRDSAEELGAPGWYGPVLTLVLFCCSLLLTACFLSWVPGRRMWFTGLGAGTLYGYLLHGFVAQGAKAWGWYAPAWVHGPLGMAVVTVAATAVVTALCSPPVRRVFRPAVEPELRWLFRRDATEPVRDRVAVRG, encoded by the coding sequence ATGCCCCAGCCTCAGGACACAGTCGCCGCTCCGGCAAGACCCGCACACGACACCGCCCGCGAGAGCGGCACGACGGCTCCGGCCGAGCGCACGAGAGCGCGGGACGCCTTCTTCGACAACGCCAAGTACCTGGCGATCGTGCTGGTGGCGACGGGGCACGCATGGGAACCGCTGCGCGACGGCAGCCGGGCCGTCAACGCGCTGTACATGCTCGTCTACGCCTTCCACATGCCGGCGTTCATCGTCATCGCCGGCTATTTCTCGCGCGGTTTCGAGGCGAGTCCGGAGCGGATCAGGCGGCTCGTGACCGGTGTCGCCGTGCCGTACGTGGTCTTCGAGACGGCGTACACCCTCTTCACCCGGTGGACGGACCAGGAGCCGGACCGCCCGATCAGCCTGCTGGATCCGCTGTATCTGACGTGGTTCCTGGCGGCGCTGTTCATCTGGCGGCTGACCACCCCGCTGTGGAGGACGGTGCGCCGGCCGCTGCCGCTCGCGCTCGCCCTCGCCATGCTGGCGACCCTCGCGCCGTCTCTGGGCAACGACCTCGATCTGCAGCGCACCCTGCAGTTCCTGCCGTGCTTCGTGCTGGGCCTGCAGCTGAAGCCGGAGCACTTCCGGCTGGTCCGCCGTCGCGGGGTGCGCATCCTGTCCGTACCGGTGTTCGCGGGCGCGCTCGCCGGGGCGTACTGGGCGGTGCCGCGGGTCAGCGGTGCCTGGCTCTACCACCGCGACAGCGCGGAGGAGCTCGGCGCACCGGGCTGGTACGGGCCCGTGCTGACGCTGGTCCTCTTCTGCTGCTCTCTGCTCCTGACCGCGTGTTTCCTGTCCTGGGTGCCGGGGCGGCGGATGTGGTTCACCGGGTTGGGCGCGGGCACGCTGTACGGCTATCTGCTGCACGGCTTCGTCGCCCAGGGTGCCAAGGCGTGGGGCTGGTACGCCCCCGCCTGGGTCCACGGGCCGCTCGGCATGGCCGTCGTCACCGTCGCCGCCACCGCTGTCGTCACCGCGTTGTGCTCCCCACCCGTCCGGCGCGTCTTCCGCCCCGCGGTGGAGCCGGAGCTGAGGTGGCTCTTCCGCCGGGACGCGACCGAACCGGTCCGCGACCGGGTCGCCGTGCGCGGATGA
- a CDS encoding cysteine desulfurase-like protein → MTYDITAVRAQFPALAAGTAHFDGPGGTQTPQPVIRAVADALAHPLSNRGHGAPGERNAESIVTETRRAMADLLGAHPSGIVFGRSATQLAYDFSRTLAKTWSPGDEVVVTRLDHDANIRPWVQAAARAGATVRWADFDPDTGELAVDDIRSVLSERTRLVAVTAASNLIGTRPAVAEISRLAHEAGALSYVDGVHYTAHALVDLEQLGADFFACSPYKFLGPHHGVLAARPELLETLRPDKLLPSTDAVPERFELGTLPYEFLAGTHAAVDFLAGLDASAAGTRRQRLAAGFAALEAHEQTLRTQIDKGLSSLPDVTVHSRAADRTPTLLLTFEGRATTDAYRFLVERGVHAPSGSFYAVEASRRLGLGDTGGLRIGLAPYNCTQDVDRLLTGLSEFLT, encoded by the coding sequence GTGACGTACGACATCACCGCCGTCCGCGCCCAGTTCCCGGCCCTTGCCGCCGGAACCGCGCACTTCGACGGCCCCGGCGGCACCCAGACCCCGCAACCCGTCATCCGGGCCGTCGCCGACGCGCTGGCACACCCACTGTCGAACCGGGGCCATGGGGCGCCGGGGGAGCGCAACGCCGAATCCATCGTCACCGAGACCCGTCGGGCCATGGCCGACCTGCTGGGGGCGCACCCGTCGGGGATCGTCTTCGGCCGCAGCGCCACCCAGCTCGCCTACGATTTCTCCCGCACCCTCGCGAAGACCTGGTCGCCCGGCGACGAGGTGGTCGTCACCCGGCTCGACCACGACGCCAACATACGGCCCTGGGTCCAGGCCGCCGCACGGGCCGGTGCCACCGTGCGCTGGGCCGACTTCGACCCCGATACCGGGGAACTGGCCGTGGACGACATCCGCAGCGTGCTGTCCGAGCGCACTCGGCTGGTCGCCGTCACCGCAGCCTCCAACCTGATCGGAACCCGTCCCGCGGTCGCCGAGATCTCGCGTCTGGCGCACGAGGCCGGAGCGCTCAGCTATGTCGACGGTGTTCATTACACGGCTCATGCGCTGGTCGACCTGGAGCAGTTGGGCGCGGACTTCTTCGCCTGTTCCCCGTACAAGTTCCTCGGTCCCCACCACGGGGTCCTCGCCGCCCGGCCGGAACTGCTCGAGACCCTGCGGCCGGACAAGCTCCTGCCGTCCACGGACGCGGTACCGGAACGCTTCGAACTCGGCACCCTGCCCTACGAGTTCCTCGCGGGCACCCATGCCGCGGTCGACTTTCTCGCCGGCCTCGACGCGAGTGCCGCAGGAACCCGACGGCAACGCCTGGCCGCGGGATTCGCGGCACTCGAAGCACACGAACAGACCCTGCGCACACAGATCGACAAGGGGCTGTCCTCGCTCCCGGACGTCACCGTCCACTCCAGGGCCGCCGACCGCACGCCCACTCTGTTGCTGACGTTCGAGGGCCGTGCCACGACGGACGCCTACCGCTTCCTCGTCGAGCGTGGCGTCCACGCGCCTTCGGGTTCCTTCTACGCCGTCGAGGCGTCGCGCCGGCTCGGCCTCGGTGACACCGGCGGCCTCCGCATCGGTCTCGCGCCCTACAACTGCACGCAGGACGTCGACCGGCTCCTGACCGGACTGTCCGAGTTCCTGACCTGA
- a CDS encoding MFS transporter has protein sequence MSSSPQPTSSPQTTTREAGGGGSTMALLVIASCQLMVVLDITIVNIALPHIQRDLDFSTTSLSWVVNAYTLTFGGLLLLGGRTGDILGRRRVFIFGVLLFVLASLLGGLSQNSGQLLAARALQGVGGAIASPTALALISTTFREGPERNRAFGVFAAVSAGGGAIGLLAGGILVEWLNWRWVLFVNVPIGLLIVLATPRWIRESERHPGRFDVTGALTSTVGMVLLVYGFIRAAQDGWRDALTLASFAAAAVVLALFLMIERRSRQPITPLHMFADRNRAGTYGIMLCLAAAIFGMFFFLTLFVQNVLDFSPLQAGLAFLPVSAVIAVGAGLASRFLPVYGPKPFMVVGAVLAAAGLSWLTLTDVHSTYAGSVLGPMLVFSLGMGMEFVSLTLMALSDVPTPETGAASGLLNATQQVGGSLGLSILVTMFGTASRNEAEEQIPRFLAQATPAERVRFQRTGNLPRPWADEVLTAGATAAFVMAAIFTALAALIAVLVIQVRPSDLERLKGGTVSGPV, from the coding sequence ATGAGCAGCAGCCCGCAGCCGACCTCTTCACCCCAGACCACCACCCGGGAAGCGGGCGGTGGCGGAAGCACGATGGCACTGCTGGTCATCGCGTCGTGCCAGCTCATGGTGGTCCTGGACATCACCATCGTGAACATCGCGCTGCCGCACATCCAGCGCGACCTGGACTTCTCCACCACGAGCCTGTCCTGGGTGGTCAACGCCTACACCCTCACCTTCGGCGGACTGCTGCTGCTCGGCGGCCGGACCGGCGACATCCTCGGCAGACGGCGCGTCTTCATCTTCGGGGTGCTGCTCTTCGTGCTCGCCTCCCTGCTCGGTGGTCTGTCCCAGAACTCCGGCCAACTCCTCGCCGCACGCGCCCTCCAGGGCGTCGGCGGCGCCATCGCGTCCCCGACCGCCCTCGCCCTGATCAGCACCACGTTCCGGGAGGGCCCCGAGCGCAACAGGGCCTTCGGGGTCTTCGCCGCGGTCTCGGCGGGGGGCGGCGCGATCGGGCTGCTCGCGGGAGGGATCCTCGTCGAGTGGCTGAACTGGCGCTGGGTGCTCTTCGTCAACGTCCCGATCGGACTGCTCATCGTCCTCGCCACGCCCCGCTGGATCAGGGAGTCCGAACGCCACCCCGGCCGCTTCGACGTCACCGGCGCGCTCACCTCCACCGTGGGCATGGTGCTGCTGGTCTACGGGTTCATCAGGGCCGCGCAGGACGGCTGGCGGGATGCCCTCACGCTGGCCTCGTTCGCCGCGGCCGCCGTCGTCCTCGCGCTGTTCCTGATGATCGAGCGGCGTTCCAGGCAACCGATCACACCGCTGCACATGTTCGCCGACCGCAACCGGGCCGGAACGTACGGCATCATGCTGTGCCTCGCCGCAGCGATCTTCGGGATGTTCTTCTTCCTGACCCTCTTCGTGCAGAACGTGCTGGACTTCAGCCCGCTGCAGGCCGGGCTCGCCTTCCTGCCGGTCAGCGCGGTCATCGCGGTCGGCGCCGGGCTCGCCTCACGGTTCCTGCCCGTGTACGGGCCGAAACCCTTCATGGTGGTGGGCGCGGTCCTCGCGGCGGCCGGCCTGAGCTGGCTGACCCTGACCGACGTCCACTCCACCTACGCGGGCAGCGTCCTCGGCCCGATGCTCGTCTTCAGCCTGGGCATGGGCATGGAGTTCGTCTCCCTCACCCTGATGGCACTCTCCGACGTCCCCACCCCGGAGACGGGCGCGGCCTCCGGCCTGCTCAACGCGACCCAGCAGGTCGGCGGCTCGCTCGGACTGTCCATCCTGGTCACGATGTTCGGCACGGCCAGCCGCAACGAGGCCGAGGAACAGATCCCGCGGTTCCTCGCCCAGGCGACCCCCGCCGAGCGCGTGAGGTTCCAGCGCACCGGGAACCTGCCGCGGCCCTGGGCCGACGAGGTCCTGACCGCAGGGGCCACGGCCGCCTTCGTCATGGCGGCGATCTTCACCGCGCTCGCCGCCCTGATCGCCGTCCTGGTCATCCAGGTCCGCCCCTCCGATCTGGAACGCCTCAAGGGCGGGACGGTTTCGGGCCCGGTCTGA
- a CDS encoding AAA family ATPase, with translation MEHGASRPTGESRPLLERDRELRALDTALADLRGTADGVPRAQHGGLLAFTGPAGLGKTRLVAESRVRAAAHGFTVLSGRGGEKEQELAFHVVRQLIQPVLATMAEAERRTFLGSWYDIVAAALGLEATDTAHVPDPTGVRDGLDWVMTRLAVMKAPLVLLLDDLHWADVESLDWLASFAPRVADLPLLIVFAYRPDDLPPEAPAFHSLIARHGDRPCTLAPLTAAGVARIVRDEVGEGAEDEFCDECWTVTGGSPFEAVELAIRLGERNLRGAQFELPAMRDLATAVKGPGLIERLQRLGTTTVRLAHAAAVLGAPVSPELAATIAVLGSAAASEAVERLRAVRVLADGHEPGADLEFVHPLIATTIYRSIPPALRVGLHNAAAEAVRAAGYGPTAAARHLLEVPCEGKPEAVECLREAAREYLRSGAPEAARRALTRALQEPPLPEDRAALLHELACSTFLIEPTATVRHLRKALEEPDVDPELRASIAYRLTQALAHTDRMAEAATVAADEARRAATPRIRLRMQADHFVWSSTRADEPDSSARSRRLARLARRLPGRGLEERYILGLRAWDAMLCGEPRQTVVSCAEEALRGGLSWTDENRGFEVPVSVALVFMYCDQPRRAEELFTRGIAECAGKGWRGSHLALGQTLAGYIRYRRGSLAEAEQMAREGLRIADRVEGAVPAQWFAVGILIQTLLARGRTAEARRLADAYRYGEKVPNAVIYPDPRTVYAELLLAEGKHPEAARLLSDVGEWLEKRAWRNPAWCPWQLDLASAVARTAPDRAVRLARDAVKRARDFGAASAIGQALSTEAEVTGGAAALDLYAEAAGQLERSPASYELARTLVGHGAALSRNGRLQEAADRLYQGLEGAVHCGAEALATRARDELSAAGLRPLPLRYAQTDTLTAPERRAAEMTAEGDPVAVVAKELRLTEQGVRQLLSFAYRKIGTDASGLARALETFPRPRT, from the coding sequence ATGGAGCATGGAGCGAGCCGACCGACCGGCGAATCCCGGCCGTTGCTCGAGCGCGACCGGGAACTCCGGGCCCTCGACACCGCGTTGGCGGACCTGCGCGGCACCGCCGACGGCGTCCCACGAGCGCAGCACGGCGGGCTGCTCGCCTTCACAGGTCCGGCCGGTCTGGGAAAGACGAGGCTCGTCGCCGAGTCACGTGTCCGAGCCGCCGCGCACGGATTCACGGTGCTGTCGGGCAGGGGCGGCGAGAAGGAACAGGAGCTGGCGTTCCACGTGGTTCGCCAGCTCATCCAGCCCGTGCTGGCGACGATGGCCGAGGCGGAACGCCGGACCTTCCTGGGCAGTTGGTACGACATCGTGGCCGCCGCGCTCGGCCTCGAGGCCACGGACACCGCCCATGTGCCGGATCCGACCGGTGTGCGTGACGGCCTCGACTGGGTCATGACGCGTCTCGCGGTGATGAAGGCGCCCCTCGTCCTGCTCCTGGACGACCTGCACTGGGCCGACGTCGAGTCCCTGGACTGGCTCGCCTCCTTCGCCCCACGGGTCGCGGACCTGCCGCTCCTCATCGTGTTCGCCTACCGGCCCGACGACCTTCCGCCCGAGGCACCCGCCTTCCACTCGCTCATCGCACGTCATGGGGATCGCCCCTGCACCCTGGCGCCCCTCACCGCGGCCGGCGTGGCACGGATCGTCAGGGACGAAGTAGGGGAAGGGGCCGAGGACGAGTTCTGCGACGAATGCTGGACGGTCACCGGTGGCAGCCCCTTCGAGGCCGTGGAACTCGCCATCAGGCTCGGCGAACGGAACCTGAGGGGCGCGCAGTTCGAGTTGCCGGCGATGCGGGACCTCGCCACCGCGGTCAAGGGCCCGGGGCTGATCGAGCGCCTCCAGCGGCTCGGCACGACCACCGTCCGCCTCGCCCATGCCGCGGCCGTCCTCGGTGCACCCGTCTCCCCGGAGCTCGCGGCGACCATCGCGGTGCTCGGCAGCGCGGCGGCCTCCGAGGCGGTCGAACGACTGCGCGCGGTCCGAGTCCTCGCCGACGGCCACGAACCCGGGGCCGACCTGGAGTTCGTCCACCCGCTGATCGCCACGACGATCTACCGGTCCATCCCACCGGCCCTGCGGGTCGGCCTGCACAACGCGGCGGCCGAGGCCGTCCGGGCGGCGGGTTACGGTCCCACGGCCGCTGCCCGGCACCTGCTGGAGGTTCCCTGCGAGGGCAAGCCCGAGGCGGTCGAATGCCTCCGCGAGGCCGCGCGTGAATACCTCCGTTCCGGGGCACCGGAAGCCGCCCGGCGCGCCCTGACCCGCGCGCTGCAGGAGCCTCCGCTTCCGGAGGACCGGGCCGCGCTCCTCCATGAACTCGCGTGCTCGACCTTTCTCATCGAACCCACCGCCACGGTGCGCCATTTGCGGAAGGCGCTGGAGGAACCCGACGTCGACCCCGAGCTGCGCGCCTCCATCGCCTACCGGCTCACTCAGGCGCTCGCCCACACCGACCGGATGGCCGAGGCCGCGACCGTGGCCGCCGACGAGGCCCGGCGGGCCGCCACTCCGCGTATCCGGCTGCGTATGCAGGCCGATCACTTCGTCTGGAGTTCGACCCGCGCCGACGAGCCCGACTCGTCCGCCCGCTCGCGCAGGCTGGCACGGCTGGCCCGGCGTCTGCCCGGCCGCGGTCTGGAGGAGCGGTACATCCTGGGACTGCGGGCCTGGGACGCCATGCTGTGCGGCGAGCCGCGGCAGACCGTTGTCTCCTGTGCCGAGGAGGCCCTGCGCGGAGGTCTGAGCTGGACCGACGAGAACCGGGGCTTCGAGGTGCCCGTCTCGGTCGCCCTGGTGTTCATGTACTGCGACCAGCCACGGCGGGCCGAGGAACTGTTCACCAGGGGCATCGCGGAATGCGCGGGCAAGGGCTGGCGCGGCTCCCATCTGGCCCTGGGCCAGACCCTCGCCGGCTACATCCGCTACCGGCGGGGCAGCCTGGCCGAGGCGGAGCAGATGGCCCGGGAAGGCCTGCGCATCGCCGACCGGGTCGAAGGCGCCGTACCCGCCCAGTGGTTCGCCGTCGGCATCCTCATCCAGACCCTTCTGGCCCGCGGCCGGACCGCCGAGGCGCGCCGGCTCGCCGACGCCTACCGGTACGGCGAGAAGGTCCCCAATGCGGTCATCTACCCCGATCCCCGCACGGTGTACGCCGAACTGCTGTTGGCCGAGGGGAAGCACCCCGAGGCGGCGCGGCTGTTGTCCGACGTCGGGGAATGGCTGGAGAAGCGGGCGTGGCGCAACCCCGCCTGGTGCCCCTGGCAGCTGGATCTGGCCTCCGCTGTCGCGCGTACGGCCCCGGACCGGGCCGTACGTCTCGCCCGGGACGCCGTGAAGCGGGCCCGGGACTTCGGCGCGGCGTCCGCGATCGGGCAGGCGCTGAGCACCGAGGCCGAGGTGACGGGAGGAGCGGCGGCGCTCGATCTGTACGCGGAGGCCGCCGGCCAGCTGGAACGGTCGCCCGCCTCCTACGAACTGGCCCGCACGCTGGTCGGCCACGGGGCCGCGCTGTCCCGCAACGGTCGCCTGCAGGAGGCCGCCGACCGCCTCTACCAGGGACTCGAAGGAGCCGTCCACTGCGGCGCCGAGGCCCTGGCGACCCGCGCGAGGGACGAACTCTCCGCAGCCGGACTGCGCCCGCTGCCCCTGCGCTACGCCCAGACGGACACCCTCACCGCCCCCGAACGCCGTGCCGCCGAGATGACCGCCGAGGGAGACCCGGTGGCCGTGGTCGCGAAGGAACTGCGCCTGACCGAGCAGGGCGTGCGACAACTGCTGTCCTTCGCCTACCGCAAGATCGGCACCGATGCCTCCGGCCTCGCCAGGGCCCTGGAGACGTTTCCGCGCCCCCGGACGTGA